The Chiroxiphia lanceolata isolate bChiLan1 chromosome 12, bChiLan1.pri, whole genome shotgun sequence genome window below encodes:
- the BLM gene encoding Bloom syndrome protein produces the protein MEAICELVDAIPLQELQALSCARALLQHRDLRRKLLANSVSLNQNCINTTFPRSWKAPMERGPGACPAAPPGSGLSWSFTSDRNSPKSTNLPSVLSVHSSNFSAKTNQTLDTSCASKQSVEEITCPGTAALPFPKGSGREGGSLRLSLQSEPSCHSSWSDSPGMRNGNQPLASTAPKAQSTAPTASPSGNSLGTNDPDFDLDHLDIDDFAEDWEEPVAVSAAPTPLYQPIREGPPTKSLLSKIMSRAKGSAVGSSPAAPQSGFLMATKNRPDPAVRNPALERFRGMKFSHSEEMRNIFHKKFGLHSFRTNQLEAINAALLGEDCFILMPTGGGKSLCYQLPACVSAGVTIVISPLRSLIIDQVQKLKTLDIAATYLTGDRTDADASKIYMQLSKKDPVIKLLYVTPEKVCASSRLMSALENLYDRKLLARFVIDEAHCVSQWGHDFRQDYKRLNMLRRKFHSVPMMALTATATPRVQKDIQNQLEMLKPQVFTMSFNRHNLKYDVLPKKPKKVAMDCLEWIKKYHPHDSGIIYCLSRHECDTTAAILRKEGLAALAYHAGLTDSNRDLVQQKWVNQEGCQVICATIAFGMGIDKPDVRYVIHASLPKSVEGYYQESGRAGRDGEMSHCLLFYSYSDVTRLRRLILMEKDGNSHTRQTHFNNLYSMVHYCENVIECRRIQLLAYFGETNFNPNFCKDHPEVICDNCSRKKDYKSRNVTEDVKNIVRFVGEHCGQGARNRRRSPGSGRYTLNMMVDIFIGTTSAKIQSGIFGKGAAYSRHNADRLFRKLVLDKILDEDLYITANDQAVAYVILGEKAQAVLDGSLQVEFHETENTSAIRRQRASMAKMSQREEVVKQCLSELTDTCKMLGKVFDVHYFNIFNTSTLKKIAETLSSDVEVLLQIDGVTEDKLEKYGAEIIKVMEKYSERSFPEDAAGSGANTATGSTSTPGSDEEEEEDDAGTTSSYFGNNTNQRRKRKRPADSRDSKRKKTSAAGSQQFQPRGGYSRYRRTKKPQSSKAPASSSPSFTSCSVGATQGAAGRLGMMALPKPKSRNFLQPSYSIL, from the exons ATGGAGGCCATCTGTGAGCTGGTGGATGCCATcccactgcaggagctgcaggccctgtcctgtgccagagccctgctccagcacagggacCTCAG GAGAAAATTGCTGGCTAATTCTGTCAGCTTGAACCAAAATTGCATAAACACCACTTTTCCAAGAAGCTGGAAGGCTCCCATGGAGCGTGGCCCTggtgcctgtcctgctgctcctccaggttCTGGCCTGAGCTGGAGCTTCACTTCTGACAGAAACTCCCCCAAATCCACAAACCTCCCATCGGTGCTTTCTGTTCATTCCAGCAACTTTTCtgccaaaacaaatcaaacctTGGATACCTCTTGTGCTTCAAAGCAAAGTGTTGAGGAGATCACCTGCCCAGGAACTGCAGCACTGCCTTTTCCCAAGGGAagtggcagggagggaggttCCCTCAGGCTCAGCCTCCAGTCCGAGCCATcctgccacagcagctggagTGACAGTCCGGGAATGAGGAATGGGAACCAGCCcctggccagcacagcccccaaAGCTCAGAGCACGGCTCCCACAGCCAGTCCTTCAGGGAACAGTTTGGGAACAAACGATCCTGACTTTGACCTGGATCACTTGGACATCGATGACTTTGCTGAGGACTGGGAGGAGCCGGTGGCTGTTTCGGCAGCACCGACACCGCTGTACCAGCCCATCAGGGAAGGGCCACCCACCAAATCCCTCTTGTCTAAGATCATGTCCAGAGCCAAAGGGTCTGCTGTGGGATccagtcctgctgctccacagTCAGGCTTCCTGATGGCGACAAAGAACCGTCCGG ACCCAGCGGTTCGTAACCCTGCACTGGAACGCTTCAGGGGTATGAAATTTTCCCATTCTGAAGAAATGAGGAATATATTTCACAAGAAGTTTGGATTGCACTCTTTCCGGACAAACCAGCTGGAGGCCATcaatgctgctctgctgggggagGACTGTTTCATCCTCATGCCCACAG GAGGTGGGAAAAGCTTGTGCTACCAGTTACCAGCCTGTGTCTCTGCCGGGGTCACGATCGTTATCTCTCCGCTGAGGTCGCTGATCATCGATCAGGTGCAGAAGCTGAAGACCTTAGAT ATTGCTGCAACATACCTGACTGGTGACAGGACAGATGCTGACGCCTCAAAAATATACATGCAATTGTCCAAGAAGGACCCTGTCATAAAGCTGCTGTATGTCACCCCTGAGAAG gtgtgtgCCAGCAGCCGACTGATGTCAGCCCTGGAGAATCTCTACGACAGGAAACTCTTGGCACGTTTTGTTATCGATGAGGCCCACTGTGTCAGCCAG TGGGGCCACGACTTCCGACAAGACTACAAACGCCTCAACATGCTCCGCAGGAAGTTCCACTCGGTGCCCATGATGGCTCTCACTGCCACTGCCACCCCCCGCGTGCAGAAGGACATCCAGAATCAGCTTGAGATGCTGAAACCACAAGT GTTTACAATGAGCTTCAACAGGCATAACTTGAAATATGATGTGTTGCCCAAGAAGCCAAAGAAAGTGGCGATGGATTGCTTggaatggattaaaaaatatCACCCCC ATGACTCTGGGATAATCTACTGCCTTTCCCGGCACGAGTGTGACACCACAGCAGCCATCCTGCGGAAGGAGGGGCTGGCTGCCCTGGCCTACCACGCCGGCCTCACCGACTCCAACAGGGACCTCGTGCAGCAGAAGTGGGTCAATCAGGAAGGATGCCAG GTGATTTGTGCAACAATTGCCTTCGGAATGGGCATCGACAAACCCGACGTGCGCTACGTCATCCACGCGTCCCTTCCCAAATCCGTAGAGGGTTACTACCAGGAGTCTGGCAGAGCTGGGCGGGATGGGGAGATGTCTCACTGCCTGCTCTTCTACAGCTACAGCGACGTGACCAGACTGAGAAGGCTCATCCTGA tggaGAAGGATGGGAACAGCCACACGAGGCAGACCCACTTCAACAACCTGTACAGCATGGTGCACTACTGCGAGAACGTCATCGAGTGCCGCCGCATCCAGCTGCTCGCCTACTTCGGGGAGACCAACTTCAACCCCAACTTCTGCAAAGACCACCCAGAAGTGATTTGTGAtaactgcagcagaaagaag GATTATAAATCAAGGAATGTGACAGAGGATGTGAAGAACATCGTTCGGTTCGTAGGAGAGCACTGTGGGCAGGGGGCACGGAACAGGAGGAGGAGCCCAGGCTCGGGCAGGTACACCCTGAACATGATGGTGGATATCTTCATAG GTACAACGAGTGCCAAGATTCAGTCTGGAATATTTGGGAAGGGAGCTGCCTATTCCAGGCATAATGCTGATAGGCTGTTTAGAAAACTGGTCCTGGACAAAATCCTGGATGAGGATTTGTACATCACAGCCAATGACCAAGCAGTGGCATATGTCATTCTGGGAGAGAaagctcaggctgtgctggatgGGTCACTGCAG GTGGAGTTCCACGAGACAGAGAATACCAGTGCTATCAGAAGGCAAAGGGCTTCCATGGCAAAGATGTCCCAGCGGGAAGAGGTGGTTAAACAGTGCCTCAGTGAACTCACAGACACGTGCAAAATGCTGGGCAAAGTCTTTGATGTGCATTACTTCAATATTTTCAATACCTCCACCCTAAAGAAAATAGCAG AAACCTTGTCCTCAGACGTGGAGGTTTTGCTGCAGATCGATGGTGTCACAGAAGACAAACTGGAGAAATACGGTGCAGAAATAATCAAAGTGATGGAGAAGTACTCAGAACGTTCCTTCCCAG AAGATGCTGCTGGCTCAGGTGCCAACACAGCCACAGGGAGCACCAGCACTCCTGGGAGcgatgaagaagaagaagaagatgatGCAGGTACAACCTCCAGCTATTTTGGCAATAACACAaaccagaggaggaaaaggaaacgGCCAGCAGACTCCAGAGACTCCAAGAGGAAAAAGACgagtgctgctggcagccagcagTTTCAGCCCAGAGG TGGCTACAGCAGGTACAGAAGGACCAAGAAGCCACAGAGCTCGAAGGCTCCGgcttcctccagccccagcttcACATCCTGCAGTGTTGGTGCCAcgcagggagctgctgggaggctgGGCATGATGGCACTGCCCAAGCCCAAATCCAGGAACTTCCTCCAGCCTTCGTATTCCATATTGTAA
- the WDR76 gene encoding WD repeat-containing protein 76: MALPQPAPREPEERAPDTRQRLQESPPACPAEPPPSAAPVLQLRVLLTPLPPAWLPSAPAAKRLRLEPAGPPAPPASPPGPSPAARGHDGLWDADSDGSDGGEAAPDGHSHLSAYERKRLKNITENAKFFAALKLHESAARLNQIATRRQPHGTKRPKPKKVEDDTARRRSMRLLRVEPSALPASETPAQPGAEDYPQVPEGPVPMIPEDQAEDSKRTEALLNTWLRISELKVGDADRHTPDIERYQESLSSMVLSEENVKKVVKSRVCSMAIHPSESTILVAAGDKWGHLGLWNVSCRSEEGAHIFTPHNLQISCMHFSPCNPAHLLSLSSDSLRCGDVTRAVFDEICRSKENFSSFDFLEDNASTAIVGHWDGDVAVVDRRTPGTSSELSADIGFKKTRTVHVHPVNKQYFLAAGLVDVCVFDVRYLKPKGNQPVSSLTGHTKSVASAYFSPVTGSRVVTVCADDKLRVYDTTSLSSTITALSSIRHNCNTGRWLTRFRAIWDPKQEHCFLVGTMAQPRQISVFQDTGKLLHSFYNADCLTSVCSINVVHPSQNVLVGGNSSGRLHVFKE; encoded by the exons ATGGCGCTGCCCCAGCCCGCGCCGCGGGAGCCAGAGGAGCGGGCACCGGACACCCGCCAGCGCCTGCAG GAGTCCCCCCCGGCGTGCCCGGCCGAGCCCCCGCCGAGCGCGGCCCCGGTGCTGCAGCTGCGGGTGCTGCTGACGCCGCTGCCCCCCGCGTGGCTGCCGAGCGCCCCGGCCGCCAAGAGGCTGCGCCTGGAGCCCGcgggccccccggccccgcccgcgtCCCCGCCCGGCCCCAGCCCGGCCGCCCGCGGCCACGACGGGCTGTGGGATGCGGACAGCGACGGCAGCGACGGCGGAGAGGCGGCCCCG gaTGGACACTCTCACCTATCAGCttatgaaaggaaaagactAAAGAACATTACAGAAAATGCTAAATTCTTTGCTGCTCTAAAGCTGCACGAG tcAGCTGCAAGACTTAACCAAATTGCGACCAGAAGACAACCACATGGCACCAAAAG ACCCAAGCCTAAAAAGGTGGAGGATGACACAGCCCGGCGACGGTCCATGCGCCTGCTCAGGGTGGAGCCATCGGCACTTCCTGCATCAGAGACAcctgcccagccaggagcagaggacTAT CCTCAGGTTCCAGAGGGACCTGTGCCCATGATTCCAGAGGATCAGGCAGAGGACAGTAAACGGACAGAGGCTTTACTGAACACATGGCTGAGGATAAGTGAG CTGAAAGTGGGTGATGCCGACAGACACACACCTGACATAGAGAG GTACCAGGAGAGCCTGAGCAGCATGGTGCTGAGCGAGGAGAACGTCAAGAAGGTGGTGAAATCCCGAGTGTGTTCCATGGCCATCCACCCTTCCGAAAGCACCATCCTCGTGGCAGCTGGAGACAAGTGGGGGCACCTTGGCCTCTGGAATGTG agctgcaggtctgAGGAAGGAGCCCACATCTTCACCCCCCACAATCTCCAGATCAGCTGCATGCACTTCTCTCCCTGCAACCCTGCTCACTTGCTGTCCCTCAGCTCCGACAGTCTGCGCTGTGGCGATGTCACCAGGGCTGTCTTTGACGAG ATCTGCAGGAGTAAGGAAAACTTCTCTTCCTTTGACTTCCTGGAAGACAATGCCTCCACTGCCATagtgggacactgggatggggacGTGGCCGTGGTGGACAGACGGACTCCGGGAACGTCGTCGGAGCTCTCTGCAGACATTGGCTTCAAGAAGACACGGACAGTCCACGTGCACCCTGTGAACAAACAGTATTTCCTGGCTGCTGGCTTAGT GGACGTTTGTGTTTTCGACGTGCGGTACCTGAAGCCCAAGGGGAACCAGCCCGTGAGCTCCCTCACAGGACACACCAAAAGTGTGGCCTCGGCCTATTTCTCACCTGTCACTGGGAGCAGGGTGGTGACAGTGTGTGCTGATGACAAGCTGAG GGTCTATGACACCACGTCCTTGTCATCAACCATCACAGCCCTGAGCTCCATCAG GCACAACTGTAACACGGGGCGCTGGCTGACCCGCTTCAGGGCCATCTGGGACCCCAAGCAGGAGCACTGCTTCCTGGTGGGCACCatggcacagcccaggcagaTCAGTGTCTTCCAGGACACTGGGAAGTTGCTGCACTCCTTCTACAACGCAGACTGCCTCACCTCCGTGTGCTCCATCAACGTCGTGCACCCCAGTCAGAACGTCCTGGTGGGGGGGAACTCCAGCGGCCGCCTTCACGTATTCAAAGAATAG